TTGCGACTTTTATTTGTCGTTCTTGGATTATTTCTCTCGGCAAGCTATCCACTCCCGCAGAGAAGACCATAATTAATTGTAATTTATTAGCTTGTTTTATTTTTTCTTCTGTAATGTTGGAACCGTATGTGACGATGACGTCTATTTCTGCTAAATCGGCAAAATGATTGTTGCTTTCATAATAAAAAGTATCATCTGGAAATTTCTCCGCTTGCAAGGTTTTCAGGTGTTCGGGTACATCTAAAGTAAATAATATATTCATTTTGCCGCACTTCCTTTCCTTTGCTATGATTTAATTTTATGCTTTTTTTCATTTATCGGCAATTATATTGTTTTTTCGATTGCGGCATCTTATTTTTTCGCATAGAATATAGAAGGTATTAAATTTTTGAGGAGATGACGAAATGGATCATTCAAAGTCAAAGCAATTGCATGATGAAGCACTTTTACATATAGTTGGCGGGGTTAATAGCCCATCTAGGTCAAATAAAGGGGTTGGCGGCGGAATTCCGGTAACAATGGAACGAGCAAGTGGCGCTTATTTTTATGATGTGGATGGCAATAAGTATATTGATTACTTAGCGGCATTCGGGCCAATCATTACTGGGCATGCACATCCTCATATTACAGAAGCGATTACAAAAGCGGCGCAAAATGGTGTTTTATATGGAACTCCTACGAAACACGAGATAACGTTTGCGAAAATGTTGAAAGAAGCTATCCCTTCGCTTGAGAAAGTTCGATTTACAAACTCTGGGACAGAAGCTGTTATGACAACCATTCGTGTGGCTCGTGCTTATACTGGAAGAGATAAAATTATTAAATTTGCTGGTTGTTATCATGGGCATTTTGATTTAGTGTTGGTGGAAGCAGGGTCTGGACCATCTACGCTTGGGATTCCTGATTCTGCTGGGGTAACGAAATCTACTGCAGAAGAAGTTATTACCGTTCCATTTAATGATCTGGAGGCATTTAAAGAAGCATTAGCTGTTTGGGGCGATCAAGTTGCTGCTGTTTTAGTAGAACCAATTGTTGGAAACTTTGGCATGGTGGCACCAAAAGAAGGATTTTTAGAGGCGGTTAATGAACTTGCGCATGCGAATGATTCTTTAGTTATTTATGATGAAGTTATCACCGCTTTCCGCTTTATGTACGGTGGGGCTCAAAATTATTTGGGTGTTATCCCTGATTTAACAGCTATGGGTAAAATTATTGGTGGCGGACTTCCGATTGGCGCTTATGGCGGTCGAGTTGATATTATGGAAAAAGTGGCACCGCTTGGCCCGGCGTATCAAGCTGGGACACATGCTGGTAATCCGGCTTCTATTCTTTCAGGGATTGCTTGTCTCGAAGTTTTACAAGAAGAAGGGTTATATGATCGCTTTGAAAAATATGGTTCGATGTTGAAAGATGGCATTGAAAAAGCAGCCGCTAAACATGGTATCGCGGTTACCGTCAATCAGATTGTTGGTGCTTTGACAGTATACTTTACGGACGAAGCGATTACTAACTACGCAGAAGCTGGTGCAACCGATGGCGAATTGTTCGGTCGTTTCTTCAAAGGTATGTTAGAAGAAGGTATTAACTTGGCGCCTTCTAAATACGAAGCATGGTTTATTACTTCCGCGCATTCAGAAGCAGACATTGTAGAAACAATCGCAGCAGTTGATACTGTTTTTGGAAAAATGGTTCAAGATAACTAGGTAATATTACTTTATAAACTGGGGATAAACGTTATAATAGAAGAAGAATGAGCGGGAAAATGCGAAATGTCCCGCTCAAATAGTCTATAGAAAGGAATAACCTTCCATGAAATTCGGAGCTAGAATTTTGAAAACTGGTATTGCAATCACATTGGCGCTTTTTATCGCGCAACTTTGCAATTCACCCTCTCCATCTCTGGCAGGCATTTCCGCCGTTTTTGCTATCCAACCTTCTATTTATAGGTCTTATCGAACTATTTTAGAACGGGCACAAGGGAACGTAATTGGAGCTATCATTGCAATTATTTTTGGACTTTATATTGGTAATGATTTTATTTTAATTGGAGTTGCTTCGATTATCTGTGTTGCCTTATTAATGCAATTCCGCTTGGAGAATACGATTGGGCTTGCAGTTGTGACGCTCATCATCGTGATGGATTCTCCTGGTAATGACTTTTTAGAAATCGCACTTATTCGTTTTGGGACAATTATGTTAGGTTTACTTGCCGCATTTATTGTCAATCTGTTCTTTTTACCACCAAAATATGAGGTTTCATTGTTTCAGTTAATTTATAATACGAATAGCGAGATTGTTCGTTGGATTAAATTAAACTTGCGTCATGCTGCAGACTTCCCTCTTCTAAAAAAAGATATGGAATGGATGCAAAAACAGCTAAACCAAACGCGTAACTTATATGGATTATACCGAGAAGAGCGTACTTTTTTAAAGAAAAATGCCATTTCAAAAGGTCGGAAAATTGCTGTTTATAGGCAAATGCTGCTTTGTTCTCAAAAAGGTTTTGAGCTTTTAAAAATTCAACACCGTTATGAAAATGATTATTTGCAGTTGCCACCAGATAAGCAAGAGTTAATTCGCCAACATATCGATTATTTAACGGATAAACATGAACAACTTTTACTAACTTATATTGATAAAGTTTCGATTGATCTTGAATATGTAGAATCTCATTTAGCACAAGATCCCCAAGATTTAATGCAGCTTTTCTTGCGCGAGATGGAAGAAACAGAAAAAGATGAATATGAGGATATGATGGATAAATACCACTTAATGCGTATTATCGCCTCGATATTTGCTTATCAAGAGACAATCGATTATTTAGAAAAATTGATTCATAGTTTTAAACTTAGGCATACTGAAGAAAATCAAATCGATATTAATGTTAATGAAGAATAAACAAAAAACGAGCTTGGAGATAACCTCCAAAGCTCGTTTTTTTAACGGTATTCTTTATACTTTTCATACCAAATGTCAATGTAATCAGGGGAAAATGGACCTTTTTTGTCCAAAATCCAGTGACTTAACACATCCACATTATGTCGAAGTATCCGGTCAATCGAGTCCGGGTACTTCATTTGGCGACGGTGTTGTTCGTATTCGCCCTCATCAAGCAAATGAAACCTTCCATCTGGGAAAACCTTAATATCGAGGTCATAGTCAATGTACTTCAGCGCCTGCTCATCTACTGCAAAAGGTGTCCCTAGATTGCAGTAATGATAAATGCCATCTTCTCTAATCATCGAAATCACATTAAACCAGTAATCACTATGAAAATAACAAATAGATGGTTCGCGCGTTACCCATTTACGTCCGTCTGCTTCCACAACTAATGTGTGGTCGTTTCCGCCGATAATAATATTCTCCGTAGATTTAAGCACCACTGTCTTTTTCCAAGTACGATGAAGTTTACCGTTATGTTTGTAGCTCTTGATCTGTATTATTTCTTTCTCTTTGGGTAAGTACATCCTTTATCCTACTTTCCTCATGTACTATCAAAATCATTATTATTATAACATAAGGCAAGACTGCAAAAAAACAATATCGTGCTGAAACGGAACATTTTCCTAAAAAAAGAGTGATTTTTATGCAAAATAGCTAATTTTCATCCATTTTGCTTTACTAGACTAAAAGTGTTCTGCCGCCATCTACTAAAATAGTTTGCCCGCGGATCATATCAGCTTTATCGCTAGCGAGGAAAAGTACGGCATTTACTAAATCATTTGGTTCAATCATTCGTCCAGCCGGTGTTTTGCTGACAGCATCTTTTAATAATTCTTCACGGTTTGGGAAATGGTTAAGTGCGTCTGTTTCGATTAAACCGCCAGAAACGGCATTAACCGCAATGCCAAATGGTGCTAATTCTACCGCTAAATAACGAGTAAGTGATTCTACCGCTGCTTTAGAAACCCCAACTGTCGTATAATTTTCTAAATAACGAATCGAACCAATCGAGCTCAAACTAATAATTTTCCCGCTTTGATGGCGTTGCATTAATTTAGCTGCTTCTTGGCCAGCAAATAATAGCGCCTTCGCATTAATGTTCATTGTCCAGTCCCAGTGCGATTCTTCTAGTTCCATCAATGGTCGAAGTACACCACTCGCTGCATTGTTAATAAAAACATCTAGTCGGCCGAATTCCTCGTCCACTGCTTTAAATAATTCTCTAATTTTTTCTACGTCACCAACGTTTGCTTTAAAAATAGTGCATTTTCTGCCAAGTTGTTCAATTTCTTGCTGTACTTCTTCTGCTTTTTTGCGATTTCTGGAAAAGTTGACCGCGATATCATAGCCCTCTTTTGCGAGCGCGATGGCGATTTCTCTTCCCAGCCCCCGACTACTTCCTGTTACTAATGCTACTTTGTTCATTTGTTACTCCCCCTTAAAATCTTTCCACGCTTGCCACATTTTTTGATATGGTACTGGAAAAGCAAGCCGCTTCATTTCTTCTTCTGTCGCAAAATACCAATTTTCATTTGGAATTGCTGACTGAAGTTTTGCCACACGAATGTCCATTTTCCAAACTAAATGCGAAAAAACGTGTTTGATATGCGCAATTGGCTCCTCTTTAAGTAAAACATCTAAGCCATAATTATGTAAAAATTGTAGTTTTGCTACTTCGTCATTTTCTTTTTTGGTGATTTCGATGGTTGGAAATTGCCACATATTGGCTAGTAATCCATTTTCTGGACGCTTTTCGATGGCTATTTTCCCATCATCTGAAATAACGATAATGCTTAATAGTTCTTTGGTTTTCGTTTTTACTTTTTTGATTTTCACTGGGTAATTTGTTTCGACACCATTTTTATGCGCTTCACAAAACGGTTGGAGCGGGCAAAGCATACACATTGGCTTTGTCGGCGTACAAACGAGCGCCCCGATTTCCATCAAACCTTGGTTAAAAGCGGACGGATTTTCTTTGTCAATCAGCTGATACAACACTTCTTCAAAAATTTTCCGGGTGGATGCTTTCATAATGTCTTCGCTAATTTCTAAAACACGAGCAATAACTCGCATTACATTACCATCAACAGCTGGTTCTGCTTGATTATAGGCAATACTAAGAATGGCACCAGCTGTATATGGGCCAACACCTTTAAGTGATAGAATCGTTGTTAAATCGTTAGGAACTACACCAGAAAAATCTGCCATTACTTGTTTCATCGCTGTTTGAAGATTTCTGACACGAGAATAATAACCTAAGCCTTCCCAAGCCTTTAAAATATCGGCTTCATCCGCTTGGACAAAATCTTCCATCGTTGGAAATTGAGTCATAAAGCGATTAAAATAAGGAATCACTGTGTCGACTTTTGTTTGTTGAAGCATGATTTCTGAGACCCAAATTCGGTAAGGTTCGGTATTTTCACGCCACGGTAAGACGCGTTTATTCGCTTCATACCAGGAAACGAGTGCTTCTTGGAAAGCGGTTATTTTTGTTTCATCCCATGTTAGTCTCTTCATTTTTCTCATTTTCCCCTCGTAATTCTAATAGATTTCTAATGTGTGTTGCTCCGGATGTGTAGTATAATGTAGACAGGGAATAAAATAGTATACCCATTCTTAAGCCGATTTCTATTATACAGAATGCTGGCTTAATTGAATAGTGTTGTGCTCTTTTAGGCAACACCAGTTGTATTTTTTTAAGACCGATTTTAGAGGAGGCAAAGTCATTGGATACTGGCACACACGTAGTAATGGGAATTGCACTCGGAGCGTTAGCAACCGTAGACCCGGTAGTTGCCGGAAGTTCTCAAGCTGCCATTGGTATTATGACAGCAACAATTATTGGTTCACAAATTCCAGACATTGACACTGTATTAAAACTTAAAAACAACGCTGATTATATTAGAAATCACCGAGGAATCACGCATTCCTTGCCGATGCTTGCCATTTGGCCATTACTTATTTCATCCATATTATATTTACTTTTCCCGGCGGCCACGTTTATTCATTTACTGTTATGGACGTTTATCGCGGTGGGATTACACATTTTTGTAGATATTTTTAATGCTTACGGGACACAAGCAGTCAGACCGTTTAAAGAAACATGGGTCGCATTTGGATTTATCAACACGTTTGATTGGTTCATTTTTGGTTCTCATGTAGTTGCTATTGCGGCTTGGTTGTTAGGTTCTCCAGCACTACCTACGTTTGTCACGCTCTACGTCATTTTGGCACTTTATTATGTGGCAAGATTCGTTACACAGCGAATGATCAAACACGCGGTTCAAAACTTAATTCCAGATTCAGAAGAAATCATTATTGCTTCCACCATCCACTTCTTCCAGTGGCGCGTGGCAGTAACAACGAAAGATCATTATTATGTAGGTCGAGCATTCAAACGCAACATCTCCATCTACGAAAAATTTGACCGGTTACCTGTTCCAGATAATGAAATCATCCGTTCTGCCAAAAAAGACAAAAACCTCGCTGCTTTCATTTCGTTCTCCAAAGTTTACAACTGGCGGATTGAAGAAAAACTTGATGGCACGTATGTTACCTTTACTGATTTACGTTATCGTAGTAATGGGCATTATCCATTTGTAGCTGTTGTTAAATTAGACGATGATTTAAACATTATCTCATCATACACTGGTTGGATTTTCTCGACAGAAAAATTATACAAAAAACTAGCACCTGTTAGTATTTAAAAAAAGACCCGGAATCCGGGTCTTTTTTATTTATCTACCTGTACTTCCTACACCACCAACACGTGATTCGTTGGCTACGATATCTGTATCTGCAACTAAGTATTTTTGGAATACACCTTGAGCGACGCGTTCACCAGCTTCAATTGCTACTGGTTCGGAAGAGAAGTTTTTGATGGCGATTCCGATATTGCCGTCATTACCTGGATTACTATAATAAGAAGAATCGATAATTCCTGTACCGTTACATAGTAATAAGCCTTTTTTAATGCCGATGGAAGAACGAACATGGATATTTAATACTTCATCTTCTTGCATATAACTTTTAATATCTGTCCAAAAAATATGTTTTTCTCCTGGTGCGATAGTTATTGTTTCGTTGGAGAAGAAATCATAGCCGGCTGATCCTTTGTCGCCGCGTATTGGTAAAGATATCGTTTGATCTGGAAACTTTCTGCTTGCTTCATTAACTACTTCAAATCCTCTTACTTTCACTTTGTTCACTCCTATTTGTTTGGGTCTTTTCGTTCTACTTGATGTAAAAAGCTACCGTGGCGCTCGATTTGCTGACGAACATAATCCGCCGCGTATTCAGGACCGCGGTATGGGTAGCCTGCTTTTGCATAGGAACTTTCGAAATCGGACCAAAGCATTTCAATCCACCATAAAGCTTTTTCTTTATCTAAATGCGGGTTTTTAGCCATTAATTCCGCCGTTAGTTCATCTAAATATGTGTACAATTCACTCTTCCTCCTCGAAACTGATTTCATTTTCAGTTAGGTATGATTGAATTGTATCATAAGAAAAACCTTTCTGCATTAGCGATGTGATTGTTTTTTGCTTAGCGATACTTGGTTTGTAGCGTTTGTTTTTACGCATGGTTTTTTCGACTTGTTTTTGTAAGATATCTGCTTCATCGGCTACGTCTATTTCGCTTGTCGCTTCTATGGCGGCTGTTTTGGCTAATTCGCTCGTATAGCCTTTTTGGATTAAATCGGTGATGATTTTTTGTTGGAGCATTTTTTTTGCGCTTTTATTGTTACGTTTCATGATTTTGATTGCTTGTTTGGTGGCATTTTCGAGTTGTGCTTCGTCGGAATATTCTTCGATAACTTGGCTAATGATTTCTCGTGTTAAGCCTTTTT
The sequence above is a segment of the Listeria cossartiae subsp. cossartiae genome. Coding sequences within it:
- a CDS encoding glutamate-1-semialdehyde 2,1-aminomutase, with translation MDHSKSKQLHDEALLHIVGGVNSPSRSNKGVGGGIPVTMERASGAYFYDVDGNKYIDYLAAFGPIITGHAHPHITEAITKAAQNGVLYGTPTKHEITFAKMLKEAIPSLEKVRFTNSGTEAVMTTIRVARAYTGRDKIIKFAGCYHGHFDLVLVEAGSGPSTLGIPDSAGVTKSTAEEVITVPFNDLEAFKEALAVWGDQVAAVLVEPIVGNFGMVAPKEGFLEAVNELAHANDSLVIYDEVITAFRFMYGGAQNYLGVIPDLTAMGKIIGGGLPIGAYGGRVDIMEKVAPLGPAYQAGTHAGNPASILSGIACLEVLQEEGLYDRFEKYGSMLKDGIEKAAAKHGIAVTVNQIVGALTVYFTDEAITNYAEAGATDGELFGRFFKGMLEEGINLAPSKYEAWFITSAHSEADIVETIAAVDTVFGKMVQDN
- a CDS encoding aromatic acid exporter family protein yields the protein MKFGARILKTGIAITLALFIAQLCNSPSPSLAGISAVFAIQPSIYRSYRTILERAQGNVIGAIIAIIFGLYIGNDFILIGVASIICVALLMQFRLENTIGLAVVTLIIVMDSPGNDFLEIALIRFGTIMLGLLAAFIVNLFFLPPKYEVSLFQLIYNTNSEIVRWIKLNLRHAADFPLLKKDMEWMQKQLNQTRNLYGLYREERTFLKKNAISKGRKIAVYRQMLLCSQKGFELLKIQHRYENDYLQLPPDKQELIRQHIDYLTDKHEQLLLTYIDKVSIDLEYVESHLAQDPQDLMQLFLREMEETEKDEYEDMMDKYHLMRIIASIFAYQETIDYLEKLIHSFKLRHTEENQIDINVNEE
- the ntdP gene encoding nucleoside tri-diphosphate phosphatase — its product is MYLPKEKEIIQIKSYKHNGKLHRTWKKTVVLKSTENIIIGGNDHTLVVEADGRKWVTREPSICYFHSDYWFNVISMIREDGIYHYCNLGTPFAVDEQALKYIDYDLDIKVFPDGRFHLLDEGEYEQHRRQMKYPDSIDRILRHNVDVLSHWILDKKGPFSPDYIDIWYEKYKEYR
- the fabL gene encoding enoyl-[acyl-carrier-protein] reductase FabL, which encodes MNKVALVTGSSRGLGREIAIALAKEGYDIAVNFSRNRKKAEEVQQEIEQLGRKCTIFKANVGDVEKIRELFKAVDEEFGRLDVFINNAASGVLRPLMELEESHWDWTMNINAKALLFAGQEAAKLMQRHQSGKIISLSSIGSIRYLENYTTVGVSKAAVESLTRYLAVELAPFGIAVNAVSGGLIETDALNHFPNREELLKDAVSKTPAGRMIEPNDLVNAVLFLASDKADMIRGQTILVDGGRTLLV
- the mutY gene encoding A/G-specific adenine glycosylase codes for the protein MRKMKRLTWDETKITAFQEALVSWYEANKRVLPWRENTEPYRIWVSEIMLQQTKVDTVIPYFNRFMTQFPTMEDFVQADEADILKAWEGLGYYSRVRNLQTAMKQVMADFSGVVPNDLTTILSLKGVGPYTAGAILSIAYNQAEPAVDGNVMRVIARVLEISEDIMKASTRKIFEEVLYQLIDKENPSAFNQGLMEIGALVCTPTKPMCMLCPLQPFCEAHKNGVETNYPVKIKKVKTKTKELLSIIVISDDGKIAIEKRPENGLLANMWQFPTIEITKKENDEVAKLQFLHNYGLDVLLKEEPIAHIKHVFSHLVWKMDIRVAKLQSAIPNENWYFATEEEMKRLAFPVPYQKMWQAWKDFKGE
- a CDS encoding metal-dependent hydrolase; this translates as MDTGTHVVMGIALGALATVDPVVAGSSQAAIGIMTATIIGSQIPDIDTVLKLKNNADYIRNHRGITHSLPMLAIWPLLISSILYLLFPAATFIHLLLWTFIAVGLHIFVDIFNAYGTQAVRPFKETWVAFGFINTFDWFIFGSHVVAIAAWLLGSPALPTFVTLYVILALYYVARFVTQRMIKHAVQNLIPDSEEIIIASTIHFFQWRVAVTTKDHYYVGRAFKRNISIYEKFDRLPVPDNEIIRSAKKDKNLAAFISFSKVYNWRIEEKLDGTYVTFTDLRYRSNGHYPFVAVVKLDDDLNIISSYTGWIFSTEKLYKKLAPVSI
- a CDS encoding dUTP diphosphatase, with translation MKVRGFEVVNEASRKFPDQTISLPIRGDKGSAGYDFFSNETITIAPGEKHIFWTDIKSYMQEDEVLNIHVRSSIGIKKGLLLCNGTGIIDSSYYSNPGNDGNIGIAIKNFSSEPVAIEAGERVAQGVFQKYLVADTDIVANESRVGGVGSTGR
- a CDS encoding YfhJ family protein, with amino-acid sequence MYTYLDELTAELMAKNPHLDKEKALWWIEMLWSDFESSYAKAGYPYRGPEYAADYVRQQIERHGSFLHQVERKDPNK
- the recX gene encoding recombination regulator RecX, with amino-acid sequence MKITSISVQQKNKERYNIFIDEKYNFSVDEEVLARYQLMKGKTLTEAEIEEIKQADMVRKGLNKAINFLSHRVRSEKEIRDYLRKQEMEPFAIDEILKKLADMDYINDVEFAELYTKTQIKTTLKGPRTIERELVEKGLTREIISQVIEEYSDEAQLENATKQAIKIMKRNNKSAKKMLQQKIITDLIQKGYTSELAKTAAIEATSEIDVADEADILQKQVEKTMRKNKRYKPSIAKQKTITSLMQKGFSYDTIQSYLTENEISFEEEE